The following are from one region of the Myxocyprinus asiaticus isolate MX2 ecotype Aquarium Trade chromosome 2, UBuf_Myxa_2, whole genome shotgun sequence genome:
- the LOC127449971 gene encoding histone H4-like codes for MSGRGTGGKGGKGLGKGGAKRHRKVLRDNIQGITKPAIRRLARRGGVKRISGLICEETRGVLKVFLENVIRDAVTYTEHAKRKTVTAMDVVYALKRQGRTLYGFGG; via the coding sequence ATGTCTGGAAGAGGAACAGGGGGAAAAGGAGGTAAAGGACTCGGGAAAGGAGGCGCCAAGCGGCACCGCAAAGTGTTGCGTGATAACATCCAGGGAATCACCAAACCCGCAATCCGGCGTCTCGCTCGCCGTGGCGGTGTCAAGCGGATCTCCGGTCTGATCTGTGAGGAGACTCGCGGTGTGTTGAAGGTGTTTCTGGAGAACGTTATCCGTGATGCCGTCACCTACACTGAACACGCCAAGAGAAAGACCGTCACTGCCATGGACGTCGTGTACGCGCTGAAACGACAGGGACGAACTCTGTACGGCTTCGGTGGATAA